A genomic segment from Maniola hyperantus chromosome 4, iAphHyp1.2, whole genome shotgun sequence encodes:
- the faf gene encoding ubiquitin carboxyl-terminal hydrolase 9X isoform X2, translating to MTISMKEQDQIPGEMAFPEAKLKALEEKISHPRWVVPVLPEQELEALLIASMELATKGEDVNNAHCQRFYNDALTVSFTKILTDDAVSSWKNNIQQCVRSNCEKLVKLCAMKLDDPRFLHLLYMVFNPGNKFHTFNASRTCEGLSICNISTTGGQGSTQESEVFARSQDHRTPRGWLVHLINVFGQAGGFVKLRERFESIMGFKKSDLTTSVISEEKISNEITEKESEENIANVTETMSAMTDSIESTTTRNEQPSSLEQPTSGETRVAAVWQLLRPLGLCHDLLTPHTVTVYLLPVLECIPTLLESLTDDELKREARGSENKTDTVSCLIRACKCVSVKTPQHHSLLKSLEMFRLKMILRLLQMSSFNGKMSALNEINQLISTISQQPKPEWLTPAVITNWIRENKVVDIVLRDSLHQPQYVDRLEKMLRFMIKENSLTREDLDAIWRAQQGKHEAIVKNLHDLLAKLAWDFTPDQLDHLFDCFKASWATSSKKQSDKLLEVIRRLAEDDKDGVMANKVLVLFWNLAHSDEVCTEIMDVALANLIKILDYSCSQDRDAQKTLWLDKCVEELKSNDKWVLPALKMMREICCLYEAGGGSGVRPHVTRQELIDRLQTQHSLVILVTDSLTLYMDAVRSKLAEEGEIDWENWLPDGRYPHSAQVHERLSFLRFLLKDGQLWLCAEQAKQIWICLAERPAHLGDREACFRWFSKLMGEEPDLDPNINMHFFRRNIMTLSPNLLTHSGIKCFERFFKAVNAKEGKLKVKRRSFLLNDADLIGLDYLWRVITECDDDISTRGIELLKEVCTCTGPAMSPAQHHEGFLTKCCARTQRLQKDMELQPDTTECCTRMCRVIRAIQEYINECDRKFTSERQILPIYRSGRGRQCTIIVRFNFQTGQRQLEDIELFSHSNETLHSLRTAVQRSLIYSSRLKCTTDSNIKLEMYVNKLELYVNGELLDTSHDRKILSQIPLRDKTVIVAKVYDGQVCGSGGCGSSNESSSDSSTSSPPIPPTPEHALPGALFAQGSWYIPFILDLEHIGITKGHAPLTEAAHLLSQICPSHKQTVDKLTEALLSAEDTKLRDMLYGPAPPTVAYSIEVLHSMVMPSSDSRLERNRSFQLACVKKAPLLVQCLSDSEFLKNAAPHTRRVGYLALVRLVKLALYTLGHLFEILAPDGSDITVDKEFRMDVTILREALQTVPNHNCELIVKAIAEKLANTLGEQMVTSSEDSDSVSTLVWWRVPTTATVRALYGLAYSVAQPSEHNGLVHADDVILVRECMEVVTICMALGGGHLESLLHETWWQDAALYLMIDCPNPPVRVSCAEQLLAMCAWGGGGGARGALTALGGAGGAAANARLMLHARHAQQFLQLLCRLVALAGPTSRTLDDLAIEVEWLRAVKANPATLDDTLMEGHLNLTKELFTHVPAQVKFQYGAHPDHKDSGLIKEVTTEFLWPYSWAWCRMGAEGEGATAGGDAEEGAAPLCRTPGAAAAATDLLLALVNACVPNMAALANLLDQMFYSDKSMGLSEWEYMPCVGPRPPAGLVGLKNAGATCYMNSVLQQLYCVRAVRDVLLTVQGAATDPNEDFSGEAHHHNIIENNIENNSDYNITILKQVQAIFAHLHYSKLQYYVPRGLWAHFKLQGEPVNLREQQDAVEFFMSLVESLDEALKTLGQEQLMAKTMGGTYSDQKICKGCPHRYCKEEPFSVVSLDIRNMSRLQESLEAYVRGELLEGADAYYCDKCSKKVVTVKRLCLNKLPPVLVIQLKRFEYDFEKVCAIKFNDYFEFPRELDVEPYTAWGLARAEGDSTLWEGGAERTPETHYQLSGIVVHSGQASGGHYYSYVLLRDNGSETGRWVKLDDGDVSECAMHDDEEMKAQCFGGEYMGEVFDSTIKRVSYKRQKRWWNAYMLFYTRKDTIETSGLEQIMQNMTLKESAVPRPIWNSVRRSNIAFSHNQDQFSIEHFNFMKKLCCIRLQVLPGSQNAVWGPEHEEMSMLAVQMAAKFLFQVGFHTKKSLRGPASDWHDILCQHLRCSQAVRAWFATDLFKHSHRLCDYLLSCPCAEVRMVFMKIIVFLAHFSVQDPPVSNGYGSWCSRDEVSSLSDQLLCCARALAVPQQHHHHADHRHLPLLFNLFHAYALLGLAERHQLLRLKILDIVLSVCLEDSSSSLGKYQYPDSAKLHQVVCALVRCCDVSSRCQSATASEGTLPLPNPYGDPPHGLGQLPARPVISPTAADVLYNRTGSYMKKLTEECCGCEEGIRLLQFLCWEHAGWSRMALAELLWQMAYAFCHELRRHADVLTALLLMEDSWQHHRIHNAIKGVSEERPGLLETALRARGHYQKRAYACVKLVVGVMCRTPLAVRAVHAQPDARRRWRQLLAWLQDELDRYGPGGYSSYGTWSPPTISNESTSGYFLERSNSARKTLEKAYQLCPEEEEEEEEAARDAGSGSGSGDAGDDSADDDAPDDDEPAPRRLALAPPAPPDPPAPPTPPAPPAPPAP from the exons ATGACAATATCAATGAAGGAACAAGACCAGATACCCGGGGAG atggcATTCCCCGAGGCTAAGTTGAAAGCATTGGAAGAAAAAATTTCACATCCACGTTGGGTAGTACCAGTGTTGCCTGAACAAGAACTCGAAGCCCTTTTAATTGCATCTATGGAATTAGCAACAAAAG gtGAAGATGTAAATAATGCACACTGTCAGCGGTTTTATAACGATGCCCTCACAGTATCGTTTACCAAGATTTTAACAGATGATGCAGTTTCATCATGGAAAAATAATATTCAGCAATGTGTGCGATCAAATTGTGAAAAGCTTGTTAAATTATGTGCCATGAAATTGGATGATCCAAGATTTTTACATCTTTTATATATGGTCTTTAATCCGGGCAACAA atttcatacatttaatGCATCAAGAACTTGTGAAGGCCTGTCTATTTGTAATATTTCTACAACTGGGGGCCAAGGCTCAACTCAGGAATCTGAAGTATTTGCCAGGTCACAAGATCATCGTACACCGAGAGGATGGCTGGTCCATCTTATTAATGT GTTTGGCCAGGCAGGTGGTTTCGTTAAGCTTAGAGAAAGGTTTGAATCAATTATGGGTTTTAAAAAATCGGACTTAACTACTTCTGTAATTAGTGAAGAGAAGATTTCGAATGAAATAACAGAGAAAGAAAGTGAGGAAAATATAGCAAATGTTACAGAAACCATGTCGGCCATGACTGATAGTATTGAG AGCACTACAACACGCAATGAACAGCCATCATCATTAGAGCAGCCTACTAGTGGAGAGACTCGTGTTGCTGCTGTGTGGCAACTTTTGCGGCCTTTGGGTCTTTGCCATGACCTTCTAACACCTCACACAGTTACTGTTTACCTCTTACCAGTGCTG GAATGTATTCCAACTTTGCTAGAAAGTCTTACAGATGATGAGTTAAAAAGGGAAGCGCGTGGCAGCGAGAATAAGACAGACACAGTGTCCTGCTTGATTAGAGCTTGCAAATGTGTTTCTGTCAAGACACCTCAACATCACAGTCTACTTAAAT CATTAGAAATGTTCCGTTTGAAGATGATCCTGAGATTGTTACAAATGTCATCATTCAATGGAAAAATGTCTGCTTTAAATGAAATCAATCAACTCATCAGTACAATCTCACAACAGCCAAAACCAGAGTGGCTAACACCTGCGGTTATTACG aACTGGATACGCGAGAATAAAGTAGTAGATATAGTGTTAAGAGATTCTCTTCACCAGCCTCAGTATGTGGACAGGCTGGAGAAAATGCTTAGGTTTATGATCAAAGAGAACTCGTTGACTCGGGAAGACTTGGACGCGATATGGCGAGCTCAGCAGGGGAAGCATGAGGCAATAGTGAAAAACCTTCACGACTTGCTCGCTAAATTAGCGTGGGACTTCACACCGGACCAGTTGGACCATTTGTTTGATTGTTTTAAG GCGAGCTGGGCCACATCCAGTAAGAAACAAAGTGATAAATTATTGGAAGTAATACGACGCCTAGCAGAAGATGACAAGGATGGTGTAATGGCTAACAAA GTATTGGTATTGTTTTGGAATTTGGCGCACTCAGACGAAGTATGTACAGAAATAATGGATGTGGCGCTggcaaatttaattaaaatactcGATTATAGCTGCAGTCAGGATCGCGATGCTCAAAAAACTTTATGGCTAGACAA ATGTGTGGAGGAGCTGAAGAGCAACGACAAGTGGGTGTTGCCAGCGTTAAAGATGATGCGCGAAATTTGCTGCCTGTACGAGGCGGGGGGCGGCTCGGGCGTGCGGCCACACGTCACGCGGCAGGAACTCATCGACCGACTGCAGACGCAGCACTCGCTCGTCATACTCGTCACTGACTCACTCACGCTCTATATGGACGCTGTTCGGAGCAAGCTGGCTG AAGAAGGAGAAATAGACTGGGAGAATTGGCTGCCAGATGGGAGATACCCACACTCAGCTCAGGTTCATGAGCGCCTTAGCTTCCTTAGGTTTCTGTTGAAGGATGGACAGTTATGGCTGTGTGCTGAAcaa GCGAAACAAATTTGGATATGCCTGGCTGAAAGGCCGGCACACCTAGGTGATCGGGAAGCGTGTTTTCGTTGGTTCAGCAAACTAATGGGGGAGGAGCCAGACTTAGATCCAAATATAAATATGCATTTTTTTCGACGAAACATTATGACACTGTCCCCAAATCTATTGACTCACTCGGGTATCAAATGTTTCGAGAG attttttaaagctgttaaTGCCAAAGAAGGCAAACTTAAGGTTAAACGTCGTAGTTTTTTACTTAATGATGCTGATCTCATAGGATTAGATTATTTATGGAGG GTAATAACGGAATGCGATGACGACATATCCACGCGCGGCATCGAGCTACTGAAGGAGGTGTGCACGTGCACGGGCCCGGCGATGTCGCCCGCGCAGCACCACGAGGGCTTCCTCACCAAGTGCTGTGCGCGCACGCAGCGCCTGCAGAAGGACATGGAGCTGCAGCCGG ATACGACGGAATGTTGTACTCGCATGTGTAGAGTAATTCGTGCCATACAGGAATATATAAACGAATGTGATAGGAAGTTCACATCGGAGCGACAAATACTTCCGATTTATAGGTCAGGAAGAGGAAGGCAATGTACTATAATAGTgagatttaattttcaaacaGGCCAAAGACAACTTGAAGACATAGAACTATTTTCACACTCTAACGAGACGCTACATTCATTACGCACGGCGGTTCAGAGAAG TTTAATTTACTCTTCCAGGTTAAAATGTACAACTGACAGCAACATTAAGTTAGAAATGTATGTAAATAAGCTAGAACTATATGTAAACGGAGAACTGTTGGACACGAGCCACGACCGCAAAATACTCTCACAAATACCTCTTAGGGACAAAACTGTGATCGTTGCAAAG GTATATGACGGACAAGTATGCGGTAGTGGAGGATGTGGGTCTTCTAATGAATCAAGCAGTGACTCTAGCACCTCATCACCCCCTATACCGCCTACTCCAGAACACGCATTGCCGGGCGCG CTCTTCGCCCAAGGCTCGTGGTATATTCCTTTCATTTTAGATTTAGAACACATAGGTATTACGAAAGGTCATGCTCCGTTGACTGAAGCGGCGCATCTTTTATCACAAATCTGCCCTAGTCATAAACAAACG GTGGATAAATTAACAGAAGCGCTTCTTAGTGCCGAGGATACCAAGTTAAGAGACATGCTTTATGGACCTGCACCACCCACCGTTGCATATAGTATagag GTTCTACATAGCATGGTGATGCCGTCCTCCGACTCAAGATTAGAACGTAACCGAAGTTTTCAGTTAGCGTGTGTGAAGAAAGCACCACTTTTAGTACAATGCTTATCCGATAGTGAGTTCTTGAAGAATGCTGCTCCACACACCAGGAG AGTTGGCTATTTAGCATTAGTGAGATTAGTCAAGTTGGCTCTATATACTTTAGGACATCTTTTTGAAATCCTTGCCCCAGATGGCTCTGACATAACTGTGGATAAAGAATTTAG AATGGACGTAACAATATTACGGGAAGCACTACAAACGGTTCCTAATCACAATTGCGAGCTTATTGTCAAAGCCATAGCTGAGAAATTGGCAAACACGTTAGGAGAACAG ATGGTAACAAGTAGTGAGGACAGCGATTCAGTTTCTACGCTGGTCTGGTGGCGCGTGCCTACTACAGCCACGGTGCGCGCTCTCTACGGTCTCGCCTACTCTGTGGCACAGCCTTCGGAACACAACGGTCTAGTGCATGCCGATGACGTCATTT TGGTGCGGGAATGCATGGAGGTCGTCACAATATGCATGGCTTTGGGAGGTGGCCACTTAGAATCTCTCCTTCACGAAACCTGGTGGCAAGATGCTGCATTGTACTTAATGATCGACTGCCCTAATCCTCCG GTGAGAGTGTCGTGCGCAGAGCAGCTGCTGGCGATGTGCGCGTGGGGCGGCGgaggcggcgcgcgcggcgctcTCACGGCGCTGggaggcgcgggcggcgcggcggcgaaCGCTCGCCTGATGCTCCACGCACGCCACGCGCAGCAGTTTCTGCAGCTGCTGTGCCGCCTTGTGGCGCTGGCCGGCCCCACCTCGCGCACCCTGGACGACTTGGCTATTGAG gttGAATGGCTTCGAGCAGTCAAAGCTAATCCCGCAACATTGGACGACACGTTGATGGAGGGCCATTTGAATCTGACCAAAGAACTTTTCACGCATGTACCAGCACAAGTTAAATTTCAATATGGTGCTCATCCTGACCATAAGGACTCAGGACTGATcaaa GAAGTGACAACGGAGTTCCTGTGGCCGTACTCGTGGGCGTGGTGCCGCATGGGCGCGGAGGGCGAGGGCGCGACGGCGGGTGGCGACGCGGAGGAGGGCGCGGCGCCGCTGTGCCGCACGCCGGGCGCCGCGGCCGCCGCCACCGACCTGCTGCTGGCGCTGGTGAACGCCTGCGTGCCCAACATGGCCGCGCTCGCTAACCTCCTCGACCAGATGTTCTATAGCg ATAAAAGCATGGGTCTCTCGGAGTGGGAATACATGCCGTGCGTAGGCCCGCGGCCGCCGGCCGGGCTGGTAGGCTTGAAGAATGCGGGAGCCACGTGCTATATGAACTCGGTGTTACAGCAACTGTACTGCGTACGCGCCGTAAGAGACGTCCTACTCACCGTGCAAG ggGCTGCAACAGATCCCAATGAAGATTTTTCCGGGGAAGCTCACCATCACAACATAATAGAGAACAACATTGAG AACAATTCTGATTATAACATCACAATACTGAAGCAAGTCCAGGCCATATTTGCACATTTACATTATagcaaattacaatattatgttcctAGAGGACTATGGGCacattttaa GTTACAGGGAGAACCAGTGAATTTAAGAGAACAACAGGATGCAGTAGAATTTTTTATGTCTTTAGTAGAATCTCTTGATGAAGCTCTGAAGACTTTAGGGCAAGAACAACTAATGGCTAAAACTATGGGTGGGACCTATTCTGATCAAAAGATCTGCAAGGGATGTCCACATCg GTATTGCAAAGAAGAACCTTTCAGTGTTGTATCTTTAGATATCAGAAACATGTCTCGGTTGCAAGAATCGTTGGAGGCCTATGTCCGTGGAGAGCTTTTAGAAGGTGCAGATGCATATTACTGCGATAAATGTAGTAAAAAG GTGGTGACGGTAAAGCGTTTATGTCTGAACAAATTGCCTCCGGTTTTAGTTATACAGTTGAAGAGATTTGAATATGACTTTGAAAAAGTGTGCGCGATAAAGTTTAACGATTATTTCGAATTTCCGCGGGAACTGGATGTTGAACCATACACAG CTTGGGGTCTGGCGCGGGCGGAGGGGGACTCGACGCTGTGGGAGGGCGGCGCCGAGCGCACGCCCGAGACGCACTACCAGCTCAGCGGCATCGTCGTGCACTCCGGTCAGGCGTCCGGGGGACACTACTACTCCTATGTTCTGCTCAG GGACAATGGAAGTGAAACGGGCCGGTGGGTGAAGTTGGATGACGGCGACGTATCCGAGTGCGCGATGCATGACGACGAGGAAATGAAGGCGCAGTGCTTCGGCGGGGAATACATGGGCGAG GTGTTTGATTCGACTATAAAGAGAGTATCGTACAAGCGACAGAAGAGATGGTGGAATGCTTACATGCTCTTCTACACACGAAAAGACACGATCGAAACGTCTGGTCTCGAACAAATTATGCAAAATATGACTCTCAA GGAAAGCGCCGTTCCAAGACCTATCTGGAATTCGGTTCGGCGAAGCAACATAGCATTCTCACACAATCAGGACCAATTCAGTATTgagcattttaattttatgaagaAACTGTGTTGTATACGATTGCAAGTATTGCCTGGATCTCAAAACGCAGTTTGG GGACCTGAACATGAGGAGATGTCAATGCTAGCCGTACAAATGGCCGCGAAATTTTTATTCCAAGTCGGATTCCACACAAAGAAATCATTACGTGGTCCAGCCTCGGATTG GCATGACATTCTATGTCAGCATTTACGATGTTCTCAAGCTGTCAGGGCCTGGTTCGCCACTGATCTCTTTAAACATTCTCATAG gTTATGTGACTATCTACTCTCCTGTCCCTGTGCTGAAGTTAGAATGGTGTTTATGAAAATAATAGTCTTTTTGGCGCATTTCTCTGTACAAGATCCACCAG TGAGTAACGGTTACGGGTCGTGGTGCTCGCGAGACGAGGTGTCGTCGCTGTCGGACCAGCTGCTGTGCTGCGCGCGCGCGCTGGCCGTGCCGCAacagcaccaccaccacgccgACCACCGCCACCTGCCACTGCTGTTCAATCTTTTCCACGCCTACGCGCTGCTCGGCCTGGCGGAGAGACATCAGCTGCTGCGG CTCAAAATATTGGATATTGTGTTATCAGTATGCTTGGAAGACTCTTCCTCGTCACTTGGAAAATATCAATATCCAGATTCTGCTAAATTACATcag GTGGTTTGCGCACTGGTGCGGTGCTGCGACGTGAGCTCGCGCTGCCAGTCGGCCACCGCGAGCGAAGGCACGCTGCCACTGCCCAACCCGTACGGCGACCCGCCGCACGGCCTCGGCCAGCTCCCCGCCCGGCCCGTCATCTCGCCCACCGCCGCCGACGTGCTCTACAACAGGACAGG GTCATATATGAAAAAACTAACAGAAGAATGCTGTGGATGCGAAGAAGGAATAAGACTGCTACAGTTTCTGTGCTGGGAGCACGCTGGCTGGTCGCGTATGGCTTTGGCCGAGCTCTTGTGGCAGATGGCCTACGCCTTCTGCCACGAACTGCGGCGCCACGCCGACGTGCTCACGGCTCTGCTGCTGATGGAAGACAGCTGGCAACACCACAGGATACATAATGCTATCAAG GGAGTGTCGGAGGAACGGCCGGGGCTGCTGGAAACGGCTCTGCGCGCGCGCGGCCACTACCAGAAGCGCGCGTACGCGTGCGTGAAGCTGGTGGTGGGCGTGATGTGCCGCACGCCGCTCGCCGTGCGCGCCGTGCACGCGCAGCCTGACGCGCGGCGGCGCTGGCGCCAGCTACTCGCCTGGCTGCAGGACGAGCTCGATCGC TATGGCCCAGGAGGTTACAGCTCCTACGGCACGTGGTCACCGCCCACCATCTCCAATGAGTCCACCAGTGGATATTTCCTCGAGAGAAGCAACTCCGCGCGGAAAACACTCGAAAA GGCGTACCAGCTGTGCCCGGAGGAGGAGGAAGAGGAGGAGGAGGCGGCTCGCGACGCGGGCTCGGGCTCGGGCTCGGGTGACGCAGGTGACGACAGCGCCGATGACGACGCGCCCGACGACGACGagcccgcgccgcgccgcctcgCGCTGGCGCCGCCCGCGCCACCGGACCCGCCTGCGCCGCCTACCCCGCCTGCGCCGCCCGCTCCGCCCGCGCCCTAG